The following coding sequences are from one Eptesicus fuscus isolate TK198812 chromosome 7, DD_ASM_mEF_20220401, whole genome shotgun sequence window:
- the MRPL51 gene encoding 39S ribosomal protein L51, mitochondrial, whose amino-acid sequence MAGCLAAGAGRRLWSWVPQACRSFSLGVPDLYFVRNTVPPPKVVDRWNEKRAMFGVYDNIGILGNFEKHPKELIKGPKWLRGWKGNELQRCIRKKRMVGHWMFSDDLHNLNKRIRYLYKHFNRRGKYR is encoded by the exons ATGGCAGGGTGCCTCGCTGCGGGTGCGGGAAGGCGCCTGTGGAGCTGGGtgccccaggcctgcagaagtTTCTCTCTGG GTGTTCCTGACTTGTATTTTGTAAGGAACACCGTCCCGCCCCCCAAAGTGGTTGATCGTTGGAACGAGAAGAGGGCCATGTTTGGGGTGTATGATAACATCGGGATCCTGG GAAATTTTGAAAAGCACCCCAAAGAACTAATCAAGGGCCCCAAATGGCTTCGAGGCTGGAAGGGGAATGAATTGCAGCGTTGTATCCGAAAGAAGAGAATGGTTGGACATTGGATGTTTAGTGATGACCTACACAACCTTAACAAACGCATCAGATATCTCTACAAACATTTTAACCGCCGTGGAAAGTACCGGTAG